The genomic window TTGTTGGAGCTGGGCACACTCAAAGACCCAGAAGCTAACGATCAGCACATTGTGAATATTGTAGATTGGCTACTGCAATACGCGTTTGATCAGCGCGCCAGCGATATTCATATTGAGCCGCGCCGCGAAATAACCCGCATGCGTTTTCGCATAGACGGGGTGCTGCACAATATTTACGAATTCCCTGCCTCGGTGGCAACGGCGATTGTGAGTCGTATTAAAATTCTTAGCCGCATGAATGTGGCCGAAAAGCGCAAGCCGCAAGATGGCCGAATTAAAACCAAGCGCCCAGATGGCAGCGAAGCCGAGTTGCGGCTATCTACCATGCCTACCGCGTTTGGCGAAAAATTGGTTATGCGTATTTTCGACCCAGAAGTATTGCTGCGCAGCTTTGAAGACTTGGGCCTAGGGGGCGACGACTACAAACGCTGGTCTGAAATGATTAATAAGCCGCACGGCATTGTGCTGGTAACTGGGCCTACCGGCTCGGGTAAAACCACCACGTTATATTCATCGTTGCGTCAGTTGGCAACCGACGAAGTGAATGTGTCTACCATTGAAGACCCAATAGAAATGGTGGAGGACGCGTTTAATCAAACGCAAGTGCAGCACAATATAGGTTTAGATTTTGCTGCGGGCATTCGCACACTTATGCGACAAGACCCCGACATAATTATGGTAGGTGAGATTCGCGATTTAGAAACCGCGCAAATGGCTGTTCAGGCTGCGCTCACCGGCCACTTGGTAATATCCACATTGCACACCAACGACGCGCCAACGGCCATGACGCGACTGCTAGATTTAGGCGTGCCGAGTTATTTGTTGCGCGCCACATTAATTGGCGTAATGGCGCAGCGCTTAGTGCGCACGCTGTGCCCGCATTGCAAAAAAGAATCGACCATTTCCAACGAAGATTGGGAAGGCATGGTTAAACCTTGGAAAGTCGCCAAGCCCACTAAAACGTTTGAGCCAGAAGGCTGTTTAGAGTGCCGCAATACCGGCTACCTTGGCCGCCAAGGCATTTACGAAATATTGGGTATGTCGGAATCGGTGCAGCAATTGGTAGGAGATCATTGCGATCTTGCCATATTGCGCCAGCAAGCTATGCGCGAAGGCATGCGCACACTGCGGCTTTCGGGCGCGCAAAAAGTTGCGCAGGGCATGACAACCGTGGCAGAAGTACTGCGCGTAGCACCACCGCCGGAAAAATAAATTGCGAAACAGGTCGGTAATTAAACCGGAATAATGGTCGGATTAATGCTTGGATTAATATTTGAGATAATAAAAAGGTAAGTAACATGAAGCGTGCCAGCAGGATTTGTACACTTGGAGTGTTAGCAGCGGCAATGTTAGCGGCCTGCAGCTCTGTGGAAATAGACCCCGCCGTGGTGCAGTCGCAAATTACCCCGAATGTAACTGTAGAAGAGCACCGCAAAGCACTGCCCATTGCAAATGCGCAGGTGCTGTTTAACAAAAATACTAACCTGTTAGGCGGTTGGAACCATGTGGCGAACTTCCCCGACGAATTCGCAGGCTTAAAATTTCCATCGGGTATGTATCGCATAGATAGAAAACCCGCGCTCAATCACGGCGAGCACCAGTACTCCACCACGTTGATAAAAAAATACGGCGATTGGCACCATCAACACGCCAACGGCATAACCGCACAGTACGCACCCGTGCCCTTCGCCAATGTGGCCGGTATTGAAATGGTACTACGCATAAACAGCGAAACTAGCAACCTGCCCAGCCGCAAAGAAATAGCCAAAACCTACGATGATTTAGTGCCCAAAGCACAGCTAGAAAAACTTGATGATGGCCAAGTGCATTTATCCATAGCACTGGTTGGTGTAGGCGCAGAAAGTGTAGAAACCCCTACGTTTAATGCCGATTATTTGCTGTCGTTAGATGCAAAAAAACAAACCGACGAATGGCTGCATATATTTATCCCCGCCGCAGAGCTAACCCGTTTTAGCGAAGTGAACTACAACAAAACCCCAGTAAACGCCCACCAAGCCAACCCAATCCCCGTTACCAGCCTACGCCTAATGGCCGAAACCAGCAGCACCAAAGTAATACGCAACCTAATACCAAACAACTTCGATGCGAACACACCGAAGTTGTTTAAGGAAGTAGGGGTGGAGTTGCAATATTTATCAATCGTTAAACGCTAATCGCTAACTACTAGTGATTAACGATTAGCAGCTAGCGATTGGTTAATATTGCACTTCTTTTGCCGTATCCAACCAGCCACTCAATGCGTCTATATCTGCAGTAGAAAGTGTGCCCGCTACTTGTTTTAGTTTGAGGGTGTTAACTACGTAAGCGTAGAGTGCGTCGGAGTAGTCGCGGCGGGCGCGGAATAGGCTGCGTTGTGCGTTTAGTACGTCGACTAAATCGCGTGTGCCTACCTCATAGCCAGCTTGCGTTGCGCGCAGGGCGCTCTCGCTAGAGGTAATAGCCTGCTTGCGCGCTTTTACAGTGGCCACGCCGGTCATTACTTCCAAGTGGTTAGAGCGTGCTTGCTGAATAATATCTCGCTGCGCTTTGTTGAAAAGCTCGCGCGATTCCCACGCTTGAGCATTGGCTTGGCGACGTGAAGCATGAGTGGCGCCACCGGCATAAATTGGCACTTTTAAAGTAAGGCTAAGGGTTTGGTTTTCTGGGTTTGTTTCGAACCCACTACCTATTTCGGTGGTTTTATCCGAATAGCTTACGCCTGCAGTTAGCGTTGGTGCGTGATCCGCTCTGCGCGCCTTGGCATTTTGCTGTGCGGCTTCGGCATTAAGTGACGCTGCTTTTAAATCAAAGTTATTTGCCAATGCAAACTCTACCCATTGGTTGCGATCGGCAGGTTCTGGTGCCGTTACAGGGAAGTCTGCACGCATTGGGTTGAGCGACCGGTAAGGGCGACCCGTAATAACTTCTAAGGCTTCGAATGCAATACCTAAGCGGCCTTCAGCAGCTAGGCGGGTTGCGGTTGAAGAGTCGAAAGCGGCTTGCGCTTCGTGCACTTCGGTAATGGCGGTTAGGCCCACTTCAAAGCGTTGTTTGGTTTGCTCTAACTGATGTTTAAGCGCTTCTTCTTCAGATTTAGCCGTATCGAAATTATCTACCGCAGCCAATGCATCAAAATAAGCTTGAGCAACCCGCACTATTACCTCTTGCTCGGCGGCAGCATAGTTAACCTCAGCAATTTGCGCCCTAGCTTTACCTTGCTTATAGGTATGCCAGCTTGCAAGGTTGAATAAGGTTTGGCTAAGGGAAACGCTATAGCCGGTAGTGGTGCTGTTTTGTGTGGTGCTGGTTTCTGTTGGGGTAGCATTTATATCGTATTCAGTTGTTGTATTTTCGCTATCTGCCCAGCTCGCTTCGGCACTTATTTGTGGCAACAAACCTGCGCGACCAATGTTTTTGTTTTCTTGGCCCGCTTCTAACGCCGCTTTGGCAGCCAAGAATGAGTGATCGTTCTCGAGCGCTTGCTGGTATATCTCGGCCAGCGTTTCCGCTTGGCTGTGTTGAGCTGCGGCGGCAAATCCAAAGGCCGCGAGCGCGATAATTTTTTGTAAAGACTTGTTCATTACTGATCCTTGCTGTTGTTTAGGCCCTGAGTAATAAGTACGCATTCTAGCTGAATAGTTAGCATCTTAACGTGAATTGAAAGACGAGAAGGTGCAAAAAATCGACAAAGCCTTGTTATGGAGGCACTTACTCAGAATTACACCCTAAAGGACGCGCGAACTACACAAAAAGATTCACTTGTTGGAATTTTTGTTGCCTGCTTTCACCATTATTTGATATTTCCCTAAAAATCTTCAGGGCCGCGGGCTCTGCATGCTCGTAGGTAAGCGGTGTTTTAGTCGCTGTGTTGCTAGCCAGTGTCGATGTATCTTGCTGCACGAATTGAAACACATTTTGCAATTGCGCAGGGGGCGTAAATGATAACTGGCGCTTAAACAGGCTGCTCGGCGAAAAATCGTAGGTAACCGGTGGCGTGCGCACGCTTGGGGTGTAGCGTGTTTCTTCTATGCCGGGTGTGGCTGTGGGGGCGGGCACCACGCGACCCACGCCTTCGTAAATTACCGAAGGCCTAGGCGAGGGGGTGGGTTTAGCGAAGGGGTGCGCTAAGCCCGATTGTGCAAGAAGCTTGTCTGCCATGGTGCGTTGGTTGGGTAATTAAATATTCTGTTGTTGCGCTGCCGAGGGCGAAACGGGTTGTTTAGTATTGGCGAAGCGGAATCAACACCTAAGTATAGGCCAGTATAGCGCGTGTGGTGCCAATCGCCGTCTGGGCCTTTACACCTGTGGGTAGCTTCCCTACACTGGGCGTCATTCTTGTCGGGGTGCTAGTTTTTGTGTGCTTTATTTGCGTGCAAAACAGGCTGAGAAAAACCCGTTGACCTGATCCGGCTAGTACCGGCGTAGGGAACGAGAAGAGTTTGGCGCTGTTTTCTGCCCGTTTACCACACGAGCCTCCTCGCGCGAACTCTGCCTTGTTTACTCACCGTGTACTTGCAACACGTGCTGAGTATATCGAATGACACCCACCGCTATTTTATCTATTGCCGCAAGCGACTCTTTTGGCGCCGCTGGTATTCAGGCGGATATCAAAACAGCTATGGCTCTGCACGCATACTGTGCCACGGCCATTACCGCTGTTACAGCACAAAACTCGCTGGGTGTTGCCGCCATTCACCCCGTACCTGCCAATATATTAAGCGCGCAGTTTACGGCGGCCGCACAGGGCTTTTTGCCGGCTAGGTTAGGTGCCATAAAAATTGGCATGCTCGGCCACGCCGAGGCATTGCCCGCTGTGGTGAGCTTTGTGCAGCAGCTAGCCGGGGCGATTCCAGTCGTGGTTGATACCGTACTTAACGCCTCTAGCGGTGCGGTATTACTGCCGCCTTCGGCGGTACGCGCTTATCGCGAATCACTTTTACCTTTAGCCACGCTCATAACCCCCAACCTACACGAAGCTGCACTTCTATTGGATGCGCCGCTAGCTACCAGCGAAGCCCAGCAGCGCGAGCAGGCGCAGGCCTTATTGCAATTGGGGTGTGGTGCTGTGTTGTTAAAAGGCGGCCACTTCGAAGGCAATAGCGCATCCGACTACTTAGTTACCCCGCATGGCGAAGCGCGTTTTTCTTCCTCCAAAATTCAAACCAATAACAGCCGTGGCACAGGTTGCAGTTTAGCAGCGGCTATTGCGGTGGGTATTGCACAGGGGCAGCCCTTAGAGCAAGCGGTAGAGGCGGCTAAAAATTACATAAGCGCTGCTTTGCAGGGGGCTGTGGGCTGGCAATTGGCGCAGGGTAGTGGGCCAATATGTCACGGTGCTAACAGTGCTTCAAGCCAGCAACTGCATTTAGGCCAAACCGATCATTAAAAAGACGATAGCAAAAAGATTTAGTTAAAAAACAAATTACATTCATTTCGTTACGCGAGAGAGACACCTCATGACAACCGATACATTAGAAAAACCACGCTTGAGTGATACCGCACAGGTAGACAGTCAATCCATTGCGCCGTTTCCAAATTCTAAAAAGATCTACGTGCAGGGTAGTCGCCCAGATATTCGCGTACCTATGCGCGAAATTAATTTATCTATAACGCCAACGGAATTTGGTGGCGAACAGAATCCACCCGTGCGTGTTTACGACACTTCTGGTGTGTACACCGACCCCAATGTAAAAATAGATGTGCGCCAAGGTTTGCCCGATGTGCGCAGCGCTTGGATAGCCGAGCGCGGTGACACCGAAGTGCTGCAACAAAAAAGTTCGTCTTTTACCCAGCAGCGCTTACACGATGCAAGCTTGGATACCTTGCGTTTTAATCACCAGCGCCAGCCCCTTAAAGCCAAGCCGCGCGCAAACGTAACGCAAATGCACTACGCGCGCTGCGGCATTATTACCCCAGAAATGGAATATATTGCCATTCGCGAAAATATGAGCTGGCAGCAAGCCAAAGAGCAAGGCGTGTTAGATCAGCAGCATGCCGGCGAGCATTTTGGCGCAAACATCCCAGATGAAATTACACCAGAATTTGTGCGCTCTGAAGTGGCCTGCGGCCGCGCAATTATTCCTGCAAATATTAACCACCCCGAACTAGAGCCAATGATTATTGGCCGCAACTTTTTAGTAAAAATTAACGGCAATATCGGCAACAGTGCGGTTACCTCATCTATTGAAGAAGAAGTGGCGAAGTTAACCTGGGGCACGCGCTGGGGTGCCGATACCATTATGGATCTGTCCACCGGTAAAAATATTCACGAAACGCGCGAGTGGATTATTCGCAACTCGTCAGTGCCCATTGGTACAGTACCTATTTACCAAGCTTTAGAAAAAGTAGATGGCGTAGCCGAAGATCTAACGTGGGAGATTTTCCGCGATACCCTCATCGAGCAAGCAGAGCAAGGGGTTGACTACTTCACAATCCACGCCGGTGTACTGTTGCGCTATGTGCCGCTTACCGCTAAACGGGTAACAGGTATTGTGTCGCGCGGCGGCTCGATTATGGCTAAATGGTGCTTGGCGCATCACCGCGAAAACTTTTTATACACCCATTTCGAAGACATTTGCGAAATTATGAAAGCTTACGATGTGAGCTTTTCTTTGGGGGATGGCTTGCGCCCAGGCTCCATTGCCGACGCCAACGACGAAGCGCAATTCGGCGAGCTAGAAACACTGGGCGAGCTTACCAAAATTGCGTGGAAACACGATGTGCAGGTAATGATTGAAGGCCCAGGCCACGTACCAATGCACATGATCAAAGAAAACATGGATAAGCAATTGCGCGAATGTGGTGAAGCGCCGTTTTATACCTTGGGGCCGCTGACTACCGATATCGCCCCAGGCTACGACCATATTACCTCGGGTATTGGTGCGGCCATGATTGGCTGGTACGGTTGTGCCATGCTTTGTTACGTTACACCCAAAGAGCATTTGGGTTTACCCAACAAAGACGATGTAAAAGAGGGTATCATCACTTACAAAATTGCTGCCCACGCAGCGGATTTGGCCAAAGGGCACCCCGGCGCACAGCTGCGTGACAACGCACTCTCTAAGGCGCGCTTTGAATTCCGTTGGGAAGATCAGTTTAATTTGGGCTTAGACCCAGATACTGCGCGGTCTTATCACGACGAAACGCTGCCAAAAGATTCCGCTAAAGTTGCGCACTTTTGCTCTATGTGTGGCCCCAAGTTCTGCTCGATGAAAATCACCCAAGAGGTGCGCGATTACGCAGCAGAACACGGTACAGATATTACACCAATCGCCGAAGATGAAGTGGTACGAATGATTGATGTAGAAGCCGAAATGCGCAAGAAGTCGGAGGAGTTCCGCGAGAAGGGCAGTGAGATATATGGGAAAATCTAGCTAACAGCTAACAGCTAACAGCTAACAGCTAACAGCTAACAGCGATTGCGGGGCTTGGCCCCGCAAAACACAGTGGATAAATAATGGAAGACTTGCCAGTTACACTTAATCGAGATGATGTAGACGTGCTCGATGAAAAAATTGTTTGGAACGGTTTTTTCAAAATGCACAAACTGACATTAAAACACCGTAAATTCGATGGAGAGTGGACGGGAGAGATTTCCCGTGAGCTGTTCCATCGCGGCGAAGCGTCGGCGGCGGTACTGTACGACCCCGAGCACGATCTAATAGGCTTGGTGGAGCAGTTCCGTGTGGGTGCTATCGATTCTTCCTTTGGCCCGTGGTGCCTAGAAGTGGTGGCGGGTATGTTAGAGGAGGGGGAAACCCCGGCAGAGCTAATCAAGCGCGAGCTAGAAGAAGAGGCTGGCGTAACCGATGCGGAGATTATTCCCATCACTACGTATTACTCCACCCCCGGCGGCTGCAGCGAACTCATCCACCTGTTTTGTGCCACCTGTAACCTAAAGGGGCGCGGTGGCGTTTTTGGGCTAGACGACGAAAACGAAGATATATATTTACACGTTTTGCCAGCCGACGAAGTATTTGCTGGTATGCTTAACAGTAGAGCCAACAACGCAGCCACCCTAATAGGCTTGCAGTGGCTACAGCTTAATAGGCAATCTCTAATGGCTAAGCGCTAAGTTAGCAGCGCTAGCGATTGGTGATTAGCGACTATAGATTGTTAACAGAGGTAACTATCATTCGTGGCATTAGTTAATCAGCGCAAATTGCCCAACAATCGCGGCTACAGTGTGGACATACAAGGCCATCACGCCCTGTGTGAAATGAACTTCCACCGTTTATTGCGCTTAATGCCCGGCCGCGAGGCGGGGGTAAAGCACTGGGGTTTCTCGGTAGGCCAGCTTAGTAACAATAAAGCCGAGGGCGAAACAGCTGCTGAAGCACCCGTAAACAATGCCGATATAAACCGCGAACAACCCAGCCTAATTAATGTTTCCATCAGCGTGGTGGACTCTGCCCCTTACACCACCACGGTAGAGCTGCAGCAAACCAGCTTTCTGCCACTGCTCAAAAAGCCCAAAATTCTTGTGCGCATGTACCACGATGCCGCCATGGCCGAAATAGTGGGCTGGGACAGGCACCGCCACTGGCGCCCGCAATACCTTTACCCCAATACTCACATGTATCAACCCGATGAAAAGCTCGCTCTGAATAAATTCTTAGGGGAATGGCTGGAATTCTGTCGCAAACATGGGTACCTTAAAGAAGAATTTTGTGACAAGGTTCTCGTAAACGGTAAATAGTATTCCCGCTTTAACCGTGATCGTACCAAACTATACAAACCCCAATCTCTAAGTGGCACTGTGCCCCTGTGGGTTTGATATGAATGTAAAAATTTTCAAGCGACGAGCGATGCGGCCTTTACGCGTAGTGCAGATAACGGATTGTCATTTGGGTAGCCAACCCGGTGAGCTTATGCTCGGTCTGGATACAGACCAGAGCTTATTTGACGTGCTTGAACTTATTCAAAACTCAGAGCCAACCCCCGATCTAATTCTAGCAACCGGCGATATCTCCAACGATGGCGGTGCCGCGAGCTATCAACGCTTCATAGATATTGTTAACCACTACTTCCCTGGTGTTGCTTTGGCTTGGTTGCCGGGTAACCACGACGACCCGCTAAACATGGATCAAGTGGACATCTTACCCATAGAAGCCCATTACCGAGCACAGGGATGGAACCTTATCCTGCTCGATTCGCGTATTCCCATGGAAGAAGGCGGCGAGCTGCACCCCAACGAGCTAATGCGCTTAGACGCCGAGCTAAAAGCCAACAGCGAACCTACCATGGTATTTTTGCATCACCAGCCAGTACCGGTAGGTAGCGAGTGGATAGACCAGTACGTGGTAAAAAATGCCGAAGCCTTTTTTGATGTGCTCGACAAATACGACCATGTAAAAGCGGTTTCTTGGGGCCATGTACATCAAGAGTTTCAAGATTCACGCAATAACGTAACTCTTCTGGCCACCCCCTCTACCTGCGTACAGTTTGCCCCCAAATCTAAACCCTTCAAGTTAGATACCATCATGCCTGGCTACCGCAGCTACTCGCTAAATGCCGATGGCAGCTTTACCTCCGAAGTAAAACGCATTCAAACTAAGGCCTATGCCATAGATTTTGCTTCTACCGGCTATTGAGCTGGTATACTCGCGCCTCAGTCATTCGCTAGAAACGAAGAACTATGGCCACCGTTCTCTATTTGCACGGCTTTCTAAGCTCGCCACAATCCAGCAAAGCTAAGGTTACTTGGCGTTGGTTGGCGAAAAATCATCCAGATGTCGACTTCTGTTGCCCGCAGCTTTCCTCCTACCCTAGCCAGGCAATAGCGCAAATTGAGGCAGAGCTAGATTCCCTTACGCAACCCGTGTACGTTATTGGCAGTTCGCTGGGCGGCTTTTGGGCCACTAACCTTGTAGAGCGCGGGCTAGTCGCAAAAGCGGTATTGGTTAACCCAGCCGTAGACCCGCACACCCGTTTCGACGAATTTAAAAACGTGCCGCTGCAAAGCTACTATTCCGATGAAACCTATTGTCTTACCGAAAAGGATTTGCAAGACTTGGTGGCGCTTAACTATGTCGAACCGCAGCAGCCCAACAAATATATGCTAATGGTGCAAACCGGCGACGAAACCCTCGACTACCGCATGGCTACAAAAAAGTATCGCCACTGCAAACAAATAGTTGAAGAAGGCGGCAGCCACACTTTTGACGGGTATGAAAATTGGCTGCCCCAAATAATCGAATTTTTTACCCAACAATCATCAGACCAATAATATAGAAAATAGACATACTCTATGGCTAATTATTCAGCAGAAGATATTGAAGTATTAACGGGCCTAGACCCCGTAAAAAAACGCCCCGGCATGTACACCGACACGGTGCGGCCCAACCACCTCGCGCAAGAAATTATTGATAACAGTGTGGATGAAGCACTGGCGGGGCACGCCAAAAAAATTGAAGTAATACTGCATAAAGATCAATCGGTAACCGTTACCGACGATGGCCGCGGTATGCCAGTAGATTTACACCCAGAGCAAAAAAAGCCGGGGGTAGAAGTTATATTATCTACCCTGCATGCCGGTGGTAAATTCTCCAACAAAAATTACCAGTTCTCTGGTGGTTTGCACGGTGTGGGGGTGTCGGTTGTAAACGCCCTTTCCGAAAGTTTAGAAGTAACTATTCGCCGCGATGGCCAAGTGTATCGCATGGGGTTTAAAAACGGCGATAAAGTTAGCGACCTAGAAGTAATAGATACTTGCGGCAAGCGCAACACCGGTACATCGGTGCGCTTTTTGCCCAACCCCAGCTATTTCGATTCGCACAAATTTTCTGTTTCGCGTTTGCGTCACAACCTGCGTGCAAAAGCCGTACTGTGCCCCGGCCTAGAAGTTGTTTTTACCGATGAGCAAACCGGCGACAAAGATACCTGGTACTACGAAGACGGCTTAAAAGATTACCTAAGCCAAGCAACCGAAGGCTGGGAAACACTGCCCGCCGATCCGTTTGTTGGCTCGTTCACCGGTACCACCGAAGCGGCCGACTGGGCTGTGCAATGGCTGCCCGAAGGCGGCGAAGTTACCCAAGAAAGTTACGTAAACTTAATTCCCACTGCGCAAGGTGGTACGCACGTAAATGGTTTGCGTACAGGCTTAATGGAAGCCATGCGCGAATACTGCGAAATTCGCAACCTTGTGCCGCGCGGTATAAAAATTACCCCCGACGACGTGTGGATGAACTGCTGCTTTGTGCTTTCATCTAAACTTGCCGACCCGCAATTTTCTGGCCAAACCAAAGAGCGATTATCGTCTCGTGAAGCGGCGGCATTTGTATCGGGCGTAGCTAAAGACGCCTTCAGTTTGTGGTTAAACCAACACACAGAAGAAGGCGATAAGCTCGCAGAATTCTGCATTAATAATGCGCAAAAACGCGTGCGCTCTAGTAAAAAAGTTGCGCGCAAAAAAATCACCGCAGGCCCAGCACTGCCTGGTAAATTGGCCGATTGTTCATCCGACGACCCAGCCAACGGCGAATTATTTCTGGTGGAAGGGGATTCGGCAGGTGGCTCTGCCAAGCAAGCGCGCGATCGCGATCACCAAGCCATCATGCCGCTGCGCGGAAAAATATTAAATACCTGGGAAGTAGAAAGCCAAGAAGTTTTGGCTTCGCAAGAAGTGCATGACATTTCGGTAGCGTTGGGTATAGACCCAGGCTCAGATAACCTAGATGGGCTGCGCTACCACAAAATATGTATTCTTGCCGATGCGGATTCCGACGGCTTGCACATTGCCACGTTGTTATGCGCATTGTTTTATCAACACTTCCGCGCACTAGTCAGCGCCGGCCACGTTTACGTAGCTATGCCGCCTCTGTACCGCATAGATATAGGCCAAGATGTTTACTACGCGCTAGACGATAGCGAAAAACAAGGGATTCTAGACCGCATAGTTGCCGAAAAGAAAAAAGGCAAAGTAAACGTACAGCGCTTTAAAGGTTTGGGTGAAATGAACCCACTACAACTGCGCGAAACCACCATGGCTCGCGACACACGCCGCCTAGTGCAGCTAACCATAGATGAAGAAGACGAAACAACTCAACTTATGGATATGCTACTTGCCAAAAAACGCTCCGGCGACAGAAAAACGTGGCTAGAAGATAAAGGCGATTTGGCTGATATTGGTAATGATTTGTAAGCTAGCTAACAGCTAACAGCTAACAGCTAACAGCTAACAGCGCGAAAGCACGCTTATTAGGGGGCGTGCTTTTTTATTTTAAAACCGTTATTTATTGTTATCTGTTTTTTGATCGGCGCCGAAACTCAATATTTCATCTACTTCAATATCTATTGCATCGATAAACGCGTTATTTAAAAGTGATAAAAACGATTCTATTACGGACGTTTCTGGGTTGTTTAAGCTGCCTTCAATAGGTATTTGGGTGGCAACTAGGTCTGTTTCTCTATTAGAAAGTATATTAGCGATACCGCCAATTAGGGCGTCTGCGAGTGCCTCGAATGGG from Saccharophagus degradans 2-40 includes these protein-coding regions:
- the parE gene encoding DNA topoisomerase IV subunit B, which gives rise to MANYSAEDIEVLTGLDPVKKRPGMYTDTVRPNHLAQEIIDNSVDEALAGHAKKIEVILHKDQSVTVTDDGRGMPVDLHPEQKKPGVEVILSTLHAGGKFSNKNYQFSGGLHGVGVSVVNALSESLEVTIRRDGQVYRMGFKNGDKVSDLEVIDTCGKRNTGTSVRFLPNPSYFDSHKFSVSRLRHNLRAKAVLCPGLEVVFTDEQTGDKDTWYYEDGLKDYLSQATEGWETLPADPFVGSFTGTTEAADWAVQWLPEGGEVTQESYVNLIPTAQGGTHVNGLRTGLMEAMREYCEIRNLVPRGIKITPDDVWMNCCFVLSSKLADPQFSGQTKERLSSREAAAFVSGVAKDAFSLWLNQHTEEGDKLAEFCINNAQKRVRSSKKVARKKITAGPALPGKLADCSSDDPANGELFLVEGDSAGGSAKQARDRDHQAIMPLRGKILNTWEVESQEVLASQEVHDISVALGIDPGSDNLDGLRYHKICILADADSDGLHIATLLCALFYQHFRALVSAGHVYVAMPPLYRIDIGQDVYYALDDSEKQGILDRIVAEKKKGKVNVQRFKGLGEMNPLQLRETTMARDTRRLVQLTIDEEDETTQLMDMLLAKKRSGDRKTWLEDKGDLADIGNDL